CAGAAGAAAATAAAATAGAAGCAAAATCATCACAAATTCATGAAATAAAAAATCAAAAAAATAAAATCTCTCATATTTTAAGACAAAATGATGATATCATAAAAAATGATGATTTAAAAAAAAATAAAAGTTTGAATACACAAAAATATATATATGCTTCACCTATTATTCGTAAAATGGCAAGAAAATTAAATATTAATTTAGAAAATATAAAGGCAAGTGGTTTAAAAAATAGAATTCTTAAAGAAGATATTTTAAAATATATTAATAATAAAAATAAATTAGAAAATAATAATTCTGAAAAATTTTTATCAAAATTTAAAAAATTTGGTCCTTGTGAAGAAATCATTTTAAATAATATACAGAAAACTACTAGTAAAAATTTATCCAATAATTGGAAAAATATTCCTCATGTTACACAACATATTGAAACTGATATTACAAAATTAGAAGAATTTAGAATTAAAAAAAATAATGAATTTTATAAAAAACAAAAAAATATTAAGTTAACTTTATTAAGTTTTATAATTAAAATATGTGCACATGCTTTAAAAAAATATCCTAATTTTAATTCTTCTTTATCTAATATTAACCAAAATTTAATAATAAAAAAATATTTTAATATTGGAATAGCTATTAATACCAAAAAAGGTTTATTTGTTCCTGTAATATTTGATGTTTTAAATAAAAGTATTAATGATTTATCTAAAATAATACTTAATCTTGCTAATAAAGCAAAAAACAATAAATTACATCCTTTAGATATGCAAGGTGGTTGTTTTACAATATCTAATTTAGGACAATTTAAAGGAAATTTTTTTACACCTATAATTAATTCTCCAGAAGTAGCAATTTTAGGTATATCTCAAGCTAATATTAAACCAATATGGAACGGTGATAAATTTATTCCAAAATTAATGTTACCATTATCTTTATCTTATGATCATAGAGTAATAAATGGAGTAGAAGGTATTGATTTTTTAAATTATATTTGTACATTAATATCAGATATTAGAAATATATTAATATAAATTTTACAAATTTTAACATTATACTATTAATAGAGATTAATATTATGAATAATATAATAAAAACTCAAGTTGTTGTAATTGGAGGAGGACCTGCAGGATATTCTGCAGCTTTTCGTTGTAGTGATTTAGGTTTAAAAACAATAATAGTAGAAAATTATCAAAATTTAGGTGGAGTTTGTTTAAATGTAGGATGTATACCCTCTAAAACAATATTACATATTGCAAAAATTATTAAAGAAAATCAAAATTTTTTAAAAGAAGGAATATTTAATAATATTCCTGAAATTAATATTAATAATATTATTAAATTTAAACAGAATATTATTAATAAATTAACTAATGGGTTAAATTTTCTTGCAAAAAAACGTAATGTAAAAATCATAAATGGTATGAGTTTTTTTGAAACAGAAAATTGTTTAAATGTTATTAATAATGATAATATTCAAATTTTATTTGAAAATGCAATTATAGCAACAGGCTCAAGTCCTATTACACTACCTTTTATTCCTTATAAAGATAATAGAATTTGGAATTCTACAGATGCATTACTTTTAAAAAAAATTCCTAAAAAAATGATGATTTTAGGTAGTGGTATTATTGGCTTAGAAATAGCAACAATTTATCAAACTTTTGGTTCTACTATAGATATAGTAGATATTTCAAATAATTTTTTACCAGAAGTTGATCATGATATTATTAATGTTTATAAAAAAAATATAAAAAATAAATTTCATTTTATGTTAGGAACAGAAATTTTATCAATAGATAATAATCAAAATTTATTACAAGTACATATGACTAATGATAATAATAAATCTGTTTATTCTAAACAATATGATAATATTCTTATTTCTATAGGTAGAAAACCTAATTCTGATTATATTAATAAAAAATTAAATAAAATTTTAATTAATAATGATGGTTTTATTAATGTAGATAATCAAATGAGAACTAATATTCCTAATATATATGCAATAGGAGATGTTATTGGTAATCCAATGCTTGCACATAAAGGAATACATGAAGGTCATCTAGCTGCAGAAGTTATTGCTGGAAAAAATCATTATTTTGTTCCTAAAGTTATCCCATCTATAGCTTATACTAATCCAGAAATAGCTTGGGTAGGAATAACAGAAAAAAAAGCTCTTAAAGAAAATATAAATTATAAAGTTTCTTCCTTTTCTTGGAATTCATTAGGAAGAGCAGTTTCTTCAAATGAAAAAAATGGATTAACTAAATTAATTGTAGAAAAAGACTCTAATAGAGTTATAGGTGGTAGTATTATTGGATATAATGCAGGAGAATTATTAGGAGAAATAAGTTTAGCTATTGAAATGGGTTGTGATATAGAAGATATTGCATTAACTATTCATGCACATCCAACTTTTTATGAATCTATTGGTATAACTGCCGAAATATATACAAAATCAGCAACAGATATTATTAATATCTAAATATTATTTTAATATTAAAAATATTATTTATAATTATATATTTAAGAAAATTTATTTTAATAAATAGTTTAATTAATAATTAATTAAATTATTTGTTTTATAAGTTATCTTTTTCATAAATTTTAAACAAGAAAAATTTTTTTTATTATTTTATAATATATTTTATATAATATATATAAATCATTAATATTAATATGTTCATTAATTTTATGAATAGTTGTATTTAGTAATCCTAATTCAACAATTTGTGCTTGTGTTTTTATTATAAAACGTCCATCTGAAGTACCTCCATTATTAATTAAAGTTGGATATATATGATTTATTGAATAAATACTTTTTTTAACTAATTCTATTAAATTTTTTTCTTTTATAATTTTTTTTTGAATACTTAAAAAAGGTAATCCTGATAATTTCCATTTAATTTGATAATTAATTATATATTTTTTTACAATATTATTAAAAATTTTTAATATATTTTTATAACATATTTCATTATTAAAACGAAAATTTATATATATAATAATATTTCCTGGTATTATATTATTATTTTCTATATCTGAACTAATTTTAGTTATTTGCATACTAGTTTCTGGAAATAAATTATTTTTTTTATTCCATTTAATTAATATTAATTTATTAAGTAATGGTATTACCATATGTATCGGATTTTGTGCTAACTTATGATACGCAACATGTCCTTGTATACCTATA
The Enterobacteriaceae endosymbiont of Donacia thalassina genome window above contains:
- a CDS encoding 2-oxo acid dehydrogenase subunit E2; protein product: MYKKITLPDTGIEEMRITEILVKKGEKILQEQPIITVESDKTSMEIPSNQSGIVKKILISVNDKIHKGDIILEILNNEKNNFIKDFKKISEENKIEAKSSQIHEIKNQKNKISHILRQNDDIIKNDDLKKNKSLNTQKYIYASPIIRKMARKLNINLENIKASGLKNRILKEDILKYINNKNKLENNNSEKFLSKFKKFGPCEEIILNNIQKTTSKNLSNNWKNIPHVTQHIETDITKLEEFRIKKNNEFYKKQKNIKLTLLSFIIKICAHALKKYPNFNSSLSNINQNLIIKKYFNIGIAINTKKGLFVPVIFDVLNKSINDLSKIILNLANKAKNNKLHPLDMQGGCFTISNLGQFKGNFFTPIINSPEVAILGISQANIKPIWNGDKFIPKLMLPLSLSYDHRVINGVEGIDFLNYICTLISDIRNILI
- the lpdA gene encoding dihydrolipoyl dehydrogenase — encoded protein: MNNIIKTQVVVIGGGPAGYSAAFRCSDLGLKTIIVENYQNLGGVCLNVGCIPSKTILHIAKIIKENQNFLKEGIFNNIPEININNIIKFKQNIINKLTNGLNFLAKKRNVKIINGMSFFETENCLNVINNDNIQILFENAIIATGSSPITLPFIPYKDNRIWNSTDALLLKKIPKKMMILGSGIIGLEIATIYQTFGSTIDIVDISNNFLPEVDHDIINVYKKNIKNKFHFMLGTEILSIDNNQNLLQVHMTNDNNKSVYSKQYDNILISIGRKPNSDYINKKLNKILINNDGFINVDNQMRTNIPNIYAIGDVIGNPMLAHKGIHEGHLAAEVIAGKNHYFVPKVIPSIAYTNPEIAWVGITEKKALKENINYKVSSFSWNSLGRAVSSNEKNGLTKLIVEKDSNRVIGGSIIGYNAGELLGEISLAIEMGCDIEDIALTIHAHPTFYESIGITAEIYTKSATDIINI
- the dapE gene encoding succinyl-diaminopimelate desuccinylase; the protein is MLEQIINLTKKLIRCRSISPDDAGCQNILIKILKKLNFNIKIINIKDTNNFWAVHNYHKNINNTLVFAGHTDVVPPGDIKKWKFNPFEAIIDNNILYGRGVCDMKGSLAAMIFAAKNFITKYRNYNGRIAFLITSDEEGSAKNGTIKIINNLLKEKEKLNFCILGEPTSNKIIGDNIKNGRRGSLNIKLKIIGIQGHVAYHKLAQNPIHMVIPLLNKLILIKWNKKNNLFPETSMQITKISSDIENNNIIPGNIIIYINFRFNNEICYKNILKIFNNIVKKYIINYQIKWKLSGLPFLSIQKKIIKEKNLIELVKKSIYSINHIYPTLINNGGTSDGRFIIKTQAQIVELGLLNTTIHKINEHININDLYILYKIYYKIIKKIFLV